The Zavarzinia compransoris genome includes a window with the following:
- a CDS encoding GcrA family cell cycle regulator has product MSWTDERIATLRDLWEQGLSASQIAAKLGNITRNAVIGKVHRLGLSGRPSPVRTERAAQAPAAAPAAPVAAAPAAPAAQAPARPAESQPRILPAGPAPAPAAARPVRLVTTTTADVAAQAAQKPRVLPASPAPAPREAAPRAAAPAPEPEPMVRATLLSINDRMCKWPVGDPGEAGFHFCGRRAQTGMPYCQDHARIAYQAATPKAREKRDRDRERERERLLRSLS; this is encoded by the coding sequence ATGTCCTGGACCGATGAGCGCATCGCGACCCTGCGCGATCTGTGGGAACAGGGCCTGAGCGCCAGCCAGATTGCGGCCAAGCTCGGCAACATCACGCGCAATGCCGTGATCGGCAAGGTGCACCGCCTGGGCCTGTCCGGCCGGCCGAGCCCGGTGCGCACCGAACGCGCCGCCCAGGCCCCTGCCGCCGCCCCCGCGGCGCCGGTGGCCGCGGCCCCGGCGGCGCCCGCCGCCCAGGCCCCGGCCCGCCCGGCGGAAAGCCAGCCGCGCATCCTGCCCGCCGGTCCGGCGCCGGCGCCCGCCGCCGCCCGCCCCGTCCGCCTGGTGACCACGACCACCGCCGATGTCGCCGCCCAGGCGGCGCAGAAGCCCCGGGTGCTGCCGGCCAGCCCGGCCCCTGCCCCGCGCGAGGCGGCGCCCCGGGCCGCGGCGCCCGCGCCCGAACCGGAACCCATGGTCCGCGCCACCCTGCTGTCGATCAACGACCGCATGTGCAAATGGCCGGTGGGCGACCCGGGCGAAGCCGGTTTCCATTTCTGCGGCCGCCGCGCCCAGACCGGCATGCCCTATTGCCAGGACCATGCCCGCATCGCCTATCAGGCCGCGACCCCGAAGGCGCGCGAGAAGCGCGACCGCGACCGCGAGCGGGAACGCGAGCGCCTGCTGCGCAGCCTGTCGTAG
- a CDS encoding aspartate aminotransferase family protein — protein MTTSAVLPTYARADLAFERGEGAWLVATDGRRFLDFAAGIAVCAFGHAHPYLVKALTEQAGKLWHTSNMFRIPGQELLARRLADASFADYVFFTNSGAEAVECAIKTARKYHVATGNPERWRIIGFHDAFHGRTLATIAAAGQKKLLEGFGPPVEGFDHVPFGDLDALKAAISHETAAILFEPIQGEGGINPLSDETMRAIRQLCDDNGILLILDEVQCGMGRTGKLFAHEWAGVAPDILATAKGIGGGFPLGACLASEKAAVGMNAGTHGSTYGGNPLAMAVGNAVLDLLLEPGFLDRVNAAASSLRQSLAMIVDSHPGLVEGVRGRGLMLGLKVRDGIENKRLLVAMRAAGLIGVGGGDNTVRLLPPLNITEEDVAACARLLDTACAALSAELKAEAKAAS, from the coding sequence GTGACTACGTCTGCCGTTCTGCCCACATACGCACGTGCCGATCTCGCCTTCGAGCGGGGCGAAGGCGCCTGGCTGGTGGCGACGGACGGCCGACGATTCCTGGATTTCGCCGCCGGTATCGCAGTCTGCGCCTTCGGCCATGCCCATCCCTATCTGGTCAAGGCCCTGACCGAGCAGGCGGGCAAGCTGTGGCACACGTCCAACATGTTCCGCATCCCGGGGCAGGAACTGCTGGCCCGGCGCCTTGCCGACGCCAGTTTCGCCGACTATGTGTTCTTCACCAATTCCGGTGCGGAAGCGGTCGAATGCGCGATCAAGACGGCGCGCAAATATCATGTCGCCACCGGCAACCCGGAACGCTGGCGCATCATCGGCTTTCATGACGCCTTCCACGGCCGCACCCTGGCGACCATCGCCGCCGCCGGCCAGAAGAAGCTGCTGGAGGGATTCGGCCCGCCGGTCGAAGGCTTCGACCATGTCCCCTTCGGCGACCTCGACGCCTTGAAGGCCGCGATCAGCCATGAAACCGCCGCCATCCTGTTCGAGCCGATCCAGGGCGAGGGCGGCATCAATCCCCTGTCGGACGAGACGATGCGGGCGATCCGCCAATTGTGCGACGACAACGGCATCCTGCTGATCCTCGACGAGGTTCAATGCGGCATGGGCCGGACCGGCAAGCTGTTCGCCCATGAATGGGCCGGCGTCGCGCCGGACATCCTGGCCACCGCCAAGGGCATCGGCGGCGGCTTCCCGCTCGGCGCCTGCCTTGCCAGCGAAAAGGCCGCGGTCGGCATGAACGCCGGCACCCACGGCTCGACCTATGGCGGCAATCCGCTGGCCATGGCGGTGGGCAATGCGGTCCTCGACCTGCTGCTCGAACCCGGTTTCCTCGACCGGGTGAATGCGGCCGCCAGCTCGCTGCGCCAGTCGCTGGCCATGATCGTCGACAGCCATCCCGGCCTCGTCGAGGGCGTCCGCGGGCGCGGCCTGATGCTGGGCCTCAAGGTCCGCGACGGCATCGAGAACAAGCGCTTGCTGGTGGCCATGCGCGCCGCCGGCCTGATCGGCGTCGGCGGCGGCGACAATACCGTCCGCCTGCTGCCCCCCCTGAACATCACGGAAGAAGACGTGGCCGCCTGCGCCCGGCTTCTCGATACCGCCTGCGCCGCCCTCTCGGCCGAGTTGAAGGCGGAAGCGAAGGCTGCATCATGA
- a CDS encoding RidA family protein, translated as MSIERFDAGPRMSQAVAYGNLVYLAGQVAETRHGQSVTEQTREILAQIDALLARAGTDKTKILSANIYLADIATFGELNAVWEGWVVPGQTPARATIEAKLAAPQYTVEIQVVAAK; from the coding sequence ATGTCCATCGAACGCTTCGACGCCGGCCCGCGCATGTCCCAGGCGGTTGCCTATGGCAACCTCGTCTATCTTGCCGGCCAGGTGGCCGAGACCCGGCACGGCCAGTCGGTGACCGAGCAGACCCGCGAGATCCTGGCCCAGATCGATGCCCTGCTGGCCCGCGCCGGCACGGACAAGACGAAGATCCTGTCCGCCAACATCTATCTCGCCGATATCGCCACCTTCGGCGAGCTGAACGCGGTCTGGGAAGGCTGGGTCGTGCCCGGCCAGACCCCGGCCCGCGCCACCATCGAGGCGAAACTGGCCGCACCCCAGTACACGGTGGAAATCCAGGTCGTCGCCGCCAAGTAA
- a CDS encoding PAS domain S-box protein: MSETALAALSPRLRHRLAEIEALVAREGDALMVCEAGDLAPPYPRIVLINEALTRLTGYDRQVLLGETPRLLQGPETSAETRAEIRAALEARRRVHAEIVNYTKDGETYWVALDIVAVVDPDSGRLYHVAFQRDITRRKRLEVEWAEARARADRAMQGRQDFLTAFARDIRAPLASIAAHLELLDRGGPKPAQGPLLAAAGRAAAEAGRLVDDLLDLGRIDAGATLPAPLGSFALDDFLADIRLLFASDANGLGLHFEIAAGPGLPAQMTADLTHLRQLAGVLLGCALHRTESGGVAFSVEALAGALRFSVHASGEPGHPLGLGLTVAEKLAATLGTGIVTDSAPGEGTSRWFDLPARGLAAEAAAPRPPSDWWPALRAGALVGTPPAPAPALAEVLQQRILVACADAAERATLARQLQSLGVRIDIVANGAQALILATAETPYDLVLADARLPVVDGADFIRGLRTHEAAHGLPPAQVVGLADTAAEGEALRRAGMDQALERPVGLGQLSDLLAGGSPPAPDDQPPLDAEALKQRLGIADDLELAAVLAVFAETLDGLEAGLVAAIGEADSDRAQDLLHALAAEAQDVEARALVAALAPCRIAVGNGDWPFARRTLERITAEAARLRAAMDRILGLA; the protein is encoded by the coding sequence ATGTCCGAGACAGCCCTTGCCGCCCTCTCGCCGCGCCTGCGGCACCGCCTCGCCGAGATCGAAGCCCTCGTCGCGCGCGAGGGCGATGCCCTGATGGTATGCGAGGCGGGCGACCTCGCCCCGCCCTATCCGCGCATCGTGCTGATCAACGAGGCGCTGACGCGCCTGACCGGCTATGACCGCCAGGTGCTGCTGGGCGAAACCCCGCGCCTGCTGCAGGGCCCGGAAACCAGCGCCGAGACGCGGGCCGAGATCCGCGCCGCGCTGGAGGCCCGGCGCCGCGTCCATGCCGAGATCGTGAACTACACCAAGGACGGCGAGACCTATTGGGTCGCGCTCGACATCGTCGCCGTGGTCGATCCGGACAGCGGCCGCCTGTATCATGTGGCGTTTCAGCGCGACATCACGCGGCGCAAGCGCCTGGAAGTCGAATGGGCCGAGGCCCGCGCCCGCGCCGACCGCGCCATGCAGGGCCGCCAGGATTTCCTGACCGCCTTCGCCCGCGACATCCGGGCGCCGCTGGCCAGTATCGCCGCCCATCTCGAACTGCTCGACCGGGGCGGGCCGAAGCCGGCCCAGGGACCCCTGCTGGCCGCCGCCGGCCGCGCGGCGGCGGAGGCGGGGCGCCTGGTCGACGACCTGCTCGACCTCGGGCGGATCGATGCCGGCGCCACCCTGCCGGCCCCGCTCGGCAGTTTCGCGCTCGACGATTTCCTGGCCGATATCCGCCTGCTCTTCGCCAGCGACGCCAATGGTCTCGGCCTGCATTTCGAGATCGCCGCCGGGCCCGGCCTGCCGGCCCAGATGACGGCGGACCTGACGCACCTGCGCCAATTGGCGGGCGTGCTGCTCGGCTGCGCCCTGCACCGGACGGAAAGCGGCGGGGTCGCCTTCAGCGTCGAGGCCCTGGCGGGGGCGCTGCGCTTCTCGGTCCATGCCAGCGGCGAGCCCGGCCATCCCCTGGGCCTCGGCCTGACGGTGGCGGAAAAGCTGGCGGCGACCCTCGGCACCGGCATCGTCACCGACAGCGCCCCGGGCGAGGGCACCAGCCGCTGGTTCGACCTGCCCGCCCGCGGGCTCGCGGCCGAGGCGGCGGCGCCCCGTCCGCCGTCGGACTGGTGGCCGGCGCTGCGGGCCGGCGCCCTGGTCGGGACTCCGCCCGCGCCGGCGCCCGCGCTGGCCGAGGTGCTGCAGCAGCGCATCCTGGTCGCCTGTGCCGATGCCGCCGAACGCGCCACCCTGGCACGGCAGTTGCAATCGCTCGGCGTCCGCATCGATATCGTCGCCAACGGTGCCCAGGCCCTGATCCTGGCGACGGCGGAAACCCCTTACGACCTCGTGCTGGCGGATGCCCGCCTGCCGGTGGTCGACGGCGCCGATTTCATCCGCGGCCTGCGCACCCATGAGGCGGCCCACGGCCTGCCCCCGGCCCAGGTGGTCGGCCTTGCCGATACCGCAGCCGAGGGCGAGGCGCTGCGCCGCGCGGGCATGGATCAGGCGCTGGAGCGGCCGGTGGGCCTTGGCCAATTGTCCGATCTTCTGGCCGGGGGCAGCCCGCCCGCCCCGGACGACCAGCCCCCGCTCGATGCCGAAGCCCTGAAGCAGCGCCTCGGCATTGCCGACGACCTGGAACTGGCGGCGGTGCTGGCGGTCTTCGCCGAAACCCTGGACGGGCTGGAAGCCGGTCTCGTCGCCGCGATCGGCGAGGCGGACAGCGACCGCGCCCAGGACCTGCTGCACGCCCTGGCGGCGGAGGCGCAGGATGTCGAGGCGCGGGCCCTGGTCGCGGCGCTGGCGCCCTGCCGGATCGCGGTCGGCAACGGCGACTGGCCCTTCGCCCGCCGCACGCTGGAGCGGATCACCGCCGAGGCGGCCCGCCTGCGCGCGGCCATGGACCGCATTCTCGGCCTCGCCTGA
- the bioD gene encoding dethiobiotin synthase, with translation MTLSLFVTSSGTEIGKTLVTSALAHQLRGRDARILKPVVSGFEMATAADSDPGLILAAGGRAVTEQAIAEIAPWRFRTPVAPDLAARLEGRAMTAAEVADFCRKAGAGAEVLVVEGAGGLMAPIAPGETFLDVLALTRWPALLVVGSYLGTLSHTFTAVETLKARGLPVAGIVISESARDRQSIPELTRSIAAFLPDLPVCVVPRLEGPRPWAQVPALTQFLVDKS, from the coding sequence CAAGACCCTGGTCACCAGCGCCCTGGCCCACCAGTTGCGCGGGCGCGATGCCCGCATCCTGAAGCCCGTGGTCAGCGGCTTCGAGATGGCGACGGCGGCCGACAGCGACCCTGGCCTGATCCTGGCCGCCGGCGGCCGGGCGGTGACGGAACAGGCGATCGCCGAGATCGCCCCCTGGCGTTTCCGGACGCCGGTCGCCCCGGACCTTGCCGCCCGCCTCGAAGGCCGGGCGATGACGGCGGCCGAGGTGGCGGATTTCTGCCGGAAGGCCGGTGCCGGGGCGGAGGTGCTGGTGGTCGAGGGCGCGGGCGGCCTGATGGCGCCGATCGCGCCGGGCGAGACTTTCCTCGATGTCCTGGCGCTGACGCGCTGGCCGGCGCTGCTGGTGGTCGGCAGCTATCTCGGCACCCTCAGCCATACGTTCACCGCGGTCGAGACCCTGAAGGCGCGGGGCCTGCCCGTCGCCGGCATCGTTATCAGCGAAAGCGCCCGCGACCGGCAGTCGATCCCGGAACTCACCCGCTCGATCGCCGCATTTCTGCCGGATTTGCCGGTTTGTGTCGTGCCCCGCCTGGAAGGCCCCCGCCCTTGGGCCCAGGTGCCGGCGCTGACACAATTTCTTGTGGACAAGTCATGA
- a CDS encoding indolepyruvate ferredoxin oxidoreductase family protein — protein sequence MPDGAQGPLPVTLDDKYLSHDGHILLNGMQALVRLAFEQQRRDREAGLKTGGFISGYRGSPLGGFDLELNRVKPLLEAVNIRFQPGVNEDLAATALWGTQQIALGRKEATVDGVFGFWYGKGPGVDRTGDVFKHANLAGTHPRGGVLAIAGDDHTCKSSTTAHQTEYAFVDAMIPVLAPASLAEIIDYGLAGIALSRHAGVWVALKLVAEIADTTGTIPAKSGFPGPVSPVPAADVHIRWPDTAQAQEARLHLHKLPAVAAFARANGLDRVVERPAGARLGIVTAGKAYGDLLEAFALLGLDPARRAALGIAVYKVALVWPLEPEGIAGFAEGLEELLVVEEKRPLIEDQIKAILYPRAGARPAVAGKRDTDGTPLLKTHDELSPVEVAAALARRLNLAAPSPPAPAPAPAKRTPYFCSGCPHNTSTVVPEGSIAHAGIGCHYMATWMDRATETFTHMGGEGANWIGQAPFVTTRHIFQNLGDGTYFHSGLLAIRAAVAARVPVTYKILYNDAVAMTGGQHHDGPLTPAMIAAQIRAEGVERIALVSDDIKRHDPPAYPPRVSLHDRADLDAVQRELRDIPGVSAIIYDQTCAAEKRRRRKRNLMADPPRRVVINEAVCEGCGDCGSQSNCLSIVPVETEFGRKRQIDQSSCNKDFSCLKGFCPSMVTVEGGRLRMPHPRGGDAPAAEVLPEPALAALPWSGLALGVGGTGIVTLGALLAMAAHVEGLDATVLDQTGLAQKGGAVTSHIRIRAQADGSAVRVPAGGADLILGCDAVVAAGAEARARMAPGRTSAVVNSHAGSIAEFTHDADARLPVADLLRLIGKACGPERVTALEATRLATELVGDAMAANLFLLGIASQQGLLPVAPAAIETAIALNETAAAANRGAFRWGRMQAHDPARVAAAAQSAEAGAEPAHHRLSASLDDHIARRTRALGDYQNRAYGARFARAVEAVRAAEARVRPGEDSLARATAEALYRVMAIKDEYEVARLYTDGDFARMVAARFEGGYRLNVHLSPPLLAGADPATGRPAKRAFGPPVFALFRLLKRLKFLRGTAFDPFGWTAERRAERALRETYLALAEEIARDLTPARHDIAVALMAQTARVRGFGPVKAAAMAAVARDRAPLLAAFRQDDPPRHLARAAE from the coding sequence ATGCCCGACGGTGCCCAGGGCCCGCTTCCCGTCACGCTGGACGACAAATATCTCAGCCATGACGGCCATATCCTGCTGAACGGCATGCAGGCGCTGGTCCGCCTCGCCTTCGAGCAGCAGCGCCGCGACCGCGAGGCCGGCCTGAAGACCGGCGGCTTCATTTCCGGCTACCGGGGCTCGCCGCTCGGCGGCTTCGATCTCGAACTGAACCGGGTGAAGCCCCTGCTCGAGGCGGTGAACATCCGTTTCCAGCCGGGCGTGAACGAGGATCTGGCGGCGACCGCCCTCTGGGGCACGCAGCAGATCGCCCTGGGGCGCAAGGAAGCGACGGTCGACGGCGTCTTCGGCTTCTGGTACGGCAAGGGCCCGGGGGTCGACCGCACCGGCGACGTGTTCAAGCACGCCAATCTCGCCGGCACCCATCCCCGCGGCGGCGTGCTGGCCATCGCCGGCGACGACCATACCTGCAAATCCTCGACCACCGCGCATCAGACCGAATATGCCTTCGTCGATGCCATGATCCCGGTGCTGGCCCCGGCCAGCCTGGCCGAGATCATCGATTACGGCCTGGCCGGGATCGCGCTGTCGCGCCATGCCGGGGTCTGGGTGGCGCTGAAGCTGGTGGCGGAAATCGCCGATACCACCGGCACCATCCCGGCGAAATCGGGCTTTCCCGGCCCGGTTTCGCCGGTGCCGGCGGCGGATGTGCACATCCGCTGGCCCGACACCGCCCAGGCGCAGGAGGCGCGCCTGCACCTGCACAAGCTGCCCGCGGTCGCCGCCTTCGCCAGGGCCAACGGGCTGGACCGGGTGGTCGAGCGGCCGGCCGGCGCCCGCCTCGGCATCGTCACCGCGGGCAAGGCTTACGGCGACCTGCTGGAAGCCTTCGCCCTGCTCGGCCTCGATCCGGCGCGGCGGGCGGCGCTCGGCATCGCCGTCTACAAGGTGGCGCTGGTCTGGCCGCTGGAGCCCGAGGGTATCGCCGGCTTCGCGGAGGGGCTGGAGGAGCTTCTGGTGGTCGAGGAGAAGCGCCCCCTGATCGAGGACCAGATCAAGGCGATCCTCTACCCCCGTGCCGGCGCCCGCCCCGCCGTCGCCGGCAAGCGCGACACCGACGGCACGCCCCTGCTGAAAACCCACGACGAATTGTCCCCGGTGGAGGTGGCAGCCGCCCTCGCCCGCCGGCTGAACCTGGCGGCACCGTCCCCGCCGGCGCCGGCCCCGGCGCCGGCGAAGCGCACGCCCTATTTCTGTTCGGGTTGCCCCCACAATACTTCGACCGTGGTGCCCGAGGGCAGCATCGCCCATGCCGGCATCGGCTGCCACTACATGGCGACCTGGATGGACCGCGCGACCGAGACCTTCACCCATATGGGCGGCGAGGGCGCGAACTGGATCGGCCAGGCGCCTTTCGTGACGACGCGGCACATCTTCCAGAACCTCGGCGACGGCACCTATTTCCATTCGGGCCTGCTGGCGATCCGGGCCGCGGTCGCCGCCCGGGTGCCCGTCACCTACAAGATCCTCTACAACGATGCCGTCGCCATGACCGGGGGCCAGCATCATGACGGCCCCCTGACCCCGGCCATGATCGCGGCCCAGATCCGCGCCGAGGGGGTGGAGCGGATCGCCCTCGTCTCCGACGACATCAAGCGCCACGATCCCCCGGCCTATCCGCCCCGCGTCAGCCTGCACGACCGCGCCGACCTCGACGCCGTGCAGCGCGAATTGCGCGACATTCCCGGGGTAAGCGCGATCATCTACGACCAGACCTGCGCGGCGGAAAAGCGCCGCCGGCGCAAGCGCAACCTGATGGCCGACCCGCCCCGCCGGGTCGTCATCAACGAGGCGGTATGCGAGGGCTGCGGCGATTGCGGCAGCCAGTCCAACTGCCTGTCGATCGTGCCGGTCGAGACCGAATTCGGCCGCAAGCGCCAGATCGACCAATCGTCCTGCAACAAGGATTTCTCCTGCCTGAAGGGCTTCTGCCCCAGCATGGTAACGGTGGAGGGCGGCCGCCTGCGCATGCCCCACCCCAGGGGCGGCGACGCCCCCGCAGCCGAAGTCCTGCCTGAACCCGCCCTGGCCGCCCTGCCCTGGTCGGGCCTGGCGCTCGGCGTCGGCGGCACCGGGATCGTGACCCTGGGCGCCCTGCTCGCCATGGCCGCCCATGTCGAGGGGCTGGACGCCACCGTGCTGGACCAGACCGGCCTTGCCCAGAAGGGCGGCGCCGTCACCAGCCATATCCGCATCCGCGCCCAGGCGGACGGCAGCGCGGTGCGGGTGCCCGCGGGCGGCGCCGACCTGATCCTCGGCTGCGATGCAGTGGTCGCCGCCGGGGCCGAGGCGCGGGCGCGCATGGCGCCGGGCCGGACCAGCGCCGTGGTCAACAGCCATGCCGGCAGCATCGCCGAATTCACCCATGACGCCGACGCCCGCCTGCCCGTCGCCGACCTGCTGCGCCTGATCGGCAAGGCCTGCGGCCCCGAACGGGTGACCGCGCTGGAAGCGACGCGGCTGGCCACCGAACTCGTCGGCGATGCCATGGCGGCCAACCTGTTCCTGCTCGGCATCGCCAGCCAGCAGGGCCTGCTGCCGGTCGCGCCCGCCGCGATCGAGACCGCGATCGCCCTGAACGAGACCGCCGCCGCCGCCAACCGCGGGGCCTTCCGCTGGGGCCGGATGCAGGCCCATGATCCCGCCCGTGTCGCGGCGGCGGCGCAATCCGCCGAGGCGGGGGCGGAACCCGCCCATCACCGCCTCTCCGCCAGTCTGGACGACCATATCGCGCGCCGGACCCGGGCCCTCGGCGATTATCAGAACCGGGCCTATGGCGCCCGCTTCGCCCGGGCGGTGGAGGCCGTGCGCGCGGCCGAGGCGCGGGTTCGCCCGGGCGAGGACAGCCTGGCCCGGGCGACGGCCGAGGCTCTCTATCGCGTCATGGCGATCAAGGACGAATACGAGGTCGCCCGGCTCTATACCGACGGCGATTTCGCCCGCATGGTCGCGGCCCGCTTCGAGGGCGGCTATCGCCTGAATGTCCATCTCAGCCCGCCCCTGCTGGCGGGCGCGGACCCGGCGACCGGCCGGCCGGCCAAACGCGCCTTCGGCCCCCCGGTGTTCGCCCTGTTCCGCCTTCTGAAACGCTTGAAATTCCTGCGCGGCACCGCCTTCGATCCCTTCGGCTGGACGGCGGAACGCCGGGCCGAACGGGCGCTGCGCGAGACTTATCTGGCACTCGCCGAAGAAATCGCCCGCGACCTGACGCCGGCGCGCCACGATATCGCCGTCGCCCTGATGGCCCAGACGGCGCGGGTGCGGGGCTTCGGCCCGGTGAAGGCGGCCGCGATGGCGGCGGTGGCGCGCGACCGCGCCCCCCTGCTCGCCGCCTTCCGGCAGGACGATCCGCCCCGCCACCTGGCGCGGGCGGCGGAATAG